GGTAGTCGCGGCGTTGTTGTTACTGACCGGTTGCGACACCGGTAGCAAGGCACAGCCCACCGTGCTTGAAGGCAAAACCATGGGCACTTTCTGGCGCGTCAGTGTAGTCGATATGAGCCCGCAACAGGCGCAGAGCCTGCAACAAAAAATTCAGACACAGCTGGATGCTGACGATCATCTGATGTCGACCTGGAAAGACGACTCCGCGCTAATGCGCTTTAACCACTCGACCAGCACCGAGCCGTGGCCGGTCAGCGCCGCGATGGCGGATATTGTCACCACCTCGCTGCGTGTCGGTGAAAAAACGGATGGCGCGATGGATATCACCGTCGGACCGCTGGTTAATTTATGGGGTTTTGGCCCGGATAAACAGCCGGTAAATACGCCGAGCCAGGCACAAATTGATGCGGCGAAAGCGCGTACCGGTTTAGCGCATTTAACCGTGATCAACCGCGCCGGGGAGCAATTCCTGCAAAAAGATCTGCCGGATCTGTTTGTTGACCTTTCGACGGTCGGTGAAGGGTACGCCGCGGATCATCTGGCGGCGTTGATGGAGCGGGAAGGGATCGCGCGTTATCTGGTTTCTGTCGGCGGCGCGTTAGCCAGCCGGGGCATGAACGCGCAAGGCCAGCCGTGGCGCGTGGCGATACAGAAACCGACCGATCGTGAGAACGTTGCCCAGGCGGTTGTCGATATCAACGGCCATGG
This genomic interval from Kosakonia sacchari SP1 contains the following:
- the apbE gene encoding FAD:protein FMN transferase ApbE, with amino-acid sequence MIFLRAGVVAALLLLTGCDTGSKAQPTVLEGKTMGTFWRVSVVDMSPQQAQSLQQKIQTQLDADDHLMSTWKDDSALMRFNHSTSTEPWPVSAAMADIVTTSLRVGEKTDGAMDITVGPLVNLWGFGPDKQPVNTPSQAQIDAAKARTGLAHLTVINRAGEQFLQKDLPDLFVDLSTVGEGYAADHLAALMEREGIARYLVSVGGALASRGMNAQGQPWRVAIQKPTDRENVAQAVVDINGHGISTSGSYRNYYELDGKRISHIIDPRSGRPIQHALVSVTVIAPTALEADAWDTGLMVLGTEQAKEVVKREGLAVFMIIKDGDGFRTWMSPQFSAFLLNEKN